In a genomic window of Bordetella petrii:
- a CDS encoding ABC transporter ATP-binding protein produces MAVSSAPPAAAGTPLLEVDNLSTYFDTVSGTVRSVDGVSYRVEAGRTLGVVGESGCGKSVTALSILRLVPTPPGRYAGGQVRYRGTNLLALTEKQMRQIRGNRISMIFQEPMTSLNPVLTVGRQIAETVMVHQGASRRDAYRRAEEMLRLVQIAEPERRVHEYPHQLSGGMRQRVMIALALACNPEVLIADEPTTALDVTIQAQIIDLLRSLQQKLGMGIVMITHDLGVVAECCDRVVVMYAGRKVEEAPVAELFDRPLHPYTRALMASMPSMNTSAERLAEIPGMVPAPSELGQGCSFAPRCAYATERCRRETPGLDAHGADHVVACFEAGRIAVELQGAAV; encoded by the coding sequence ATGGCCGTATCTTCAGCGCCGCCCGCCGCAGCCGGCACGCCCTTGCTCGAAGTCGACAACCTGTCGACCTATTTCGACACCGTGTCCGGCACGGTGCGTTCGGTGGACGGGGTGTCGTACCGGGTCGAAGCCGGCCGCACCCTGGGCGTGGTGGGCGAATCCGGTTGCGGCAAGAGCGTCACCGCCTTGTCCATTCTGCGCCTGGTGCCCACCCCGCCCGGCCGCTATGCCGGCGGCCAGGTGCGCTACCGCGGCACCAACCTGCTTGCCCTGACCGAAAAGCAGATGCGCCAGATTCGTGGCAACCGCATCTCGATGATTTTCCAGGAGCCCATGACCTCGCTGAATCCGGTGCTGACTGTGGGCCGGCAAATCGCCGAGACCGTCATGGTGCATCAGGGCGCCAGCCGGCGCGATGCATACCGGCGCGCCGAGGAAATGCTGCGGCTGGTGCAGATCGCCGAGCCCGAGCGGCGCGTGCACGAGTACCCGCACCAACTGTCGGGCGGCATGCGCCAGCGCGTCATGATCGCCCTGGCGCTCGCCTGCAACCCGGAAGTGCTGATCGCCGACGAGCCCACCACCGCGCTCGACGTGACGATACAGGCGCAGATCATCGATCTGCTGCGCTCGCTGCAGCAGAAGCTCGGCATGGGCATCGTGATGATCACGCACGACCTGGGCGTGGTGGCCGAGTGCTGCGATCGCGTGGTGGTGATGTACGCCGGCCGCAAAGTCGAGGAAGCGCCGGTGGCCGAGCTGTTCGACCGGCCATTGCACCCGTATACCCGCGCGTTGATGGCGTCGATGCCGTCGATGAACACGTCGGCCGAGCGCCTGGCCGAGATTCCCGGCATGGTGCCCGCGCCCAGCGAGCTGGGCCAGGGCTGCAGCTTCGCGCCTCGCTGCGCCTATGCCACCGAGCGCTGCCGGCGCGAAACGCCCGGCCTGGACGCGCACGGCGCGGACCATGTGGTGGCCTGTTTCGAGGCGGGCCGGATTGCTGTCGAACTGCAAGGAGCCGCCGTATGA
- a CDS encoding ABC transporter permease, with translation MGYLIRRVLSVVPVMLVVAVIAFLLIHLSPGDPAALIAGDFATAEDIARLHTALGLDEPLWRQFALWAGRLLQGDLGTSIFTHVPVTQLLAQRVEPTLSIAALTMTLSILVAIPLGVLAAYRAGSWVDRLVMVFAVLAFSVPVFLVGYLLIYGFAVKLQWLPVQGYTSLSHGVWPWLRNLILPCVNLALVYIALITRMTRATVLEVLHEDYIRTARAKGLAVLPVLEHALRNAAIPIATTVGVGIALLIGGVVVTETVFAIPGLGRLVIDAVEHHDYPVIQSVLLISAGTYVLINLLIDLSYRLFDPRIRY, from the coding sequence ATGGGATACCTGATACGTCGCGTGCTGTCGGTGGTGCCGGTCATGCTGGTGGTGGCCGTCATCGCCTTCCTGCTCATCCACCTGTCGCCCGGCGACCCGGCGGCGCTCATCGCCGGCGACTTCGCCACCGCCGAAGACATTGCCCGCCTGCACACGGCGCTGGGCCTGGACGAGCCGCTATGGCGCCAGTTCGCGCTGTGGGCCGGCCGGCTGCTGCAGGGCGACCTGGGCACCTCGATCTTCACCCATGTGCCGGTGACCCAGTTGCTGGCGCAGCGCGTCGAGCCCACGCTGTCGATTGCGGCGTTGACCATGACGTTGTCCATCCTGGTGGCTATCCCGCTGGGCGTGCTGGCCGCCTACCGCGCCGGCTCGTGGGTGGACCGCCTGGTGATGGTGTTCGCGGTGCTGGCGTTCTCGGTGCCGGTGTTCCTGGTGGGGTACCTGCTGATCTACGGTTTCGCGGTCAAGCTGCAGTGGCTGCCGGTGCAGGGCTACACCAGCCTGTCGCACGGCGTATGGCCGTGGCTGCGCAACCTGATCCTGCCTTGCGTGAACCTGGCCCTGGTGTACATCGCCCTGATCACGCGCATGACGCGCGCCACGGTGCTGGAAGTGCTGCACGAAGACTACATCCGCACCGCCCGCGCCAAGGGGCTGGCCGTGCTGCCGGTGCTCGAACACGCGCTTCGCAACGCGGCCATACCCATCGCCACCACGGTGGGGGTGGGCATTGCCTTGCTGATCGGCGGCGTGGTGGTCACCGAGACGGTGTTTGCCATTCCCGGCCTGGGGCGCCTGGTCATCGACGCTGTCGAGCACCACGACTACCCGGTGATTCAGAGCGTGCTGCTGATCTCGGCGGGCACCTACGTGCTGATCAACCTGCTGATCGACCTGAGCTACCGGTTGTTCGATCCGCGCATCCGTTACTGA
- a CDS encoding ABC transporter permease, with translation MSDSTISSVNSPVVVHQALSAGALRWRWIRKHPTLLLGLLLLLLVAAISLAAPWIATHDPLAINPLQRLKPPSAEHYFGTDALGRDIYSRAVWGGRVSLVVAICVAALASVLGVVLGLLAGFVRWADAVIMRIMDGMMAIPDILLAIALMAVIRASLTTVIIAITVPQIPRVVRLVRSLALTLREQLFVEAAHAIGTRLPVILWRHVLPNTITPLIVQATFIAATAVLTEAVLSFLGVGVPAQVPSWGNMMAEGRNFVAVAFHTILYPGILLAVTVLAINLMGDGLRDALDPRLANRL, from the coding sequence ATGTCCGACAGTACGATTTCTTCGGTGAACAGCCCGGTCGTGGTGCACCAGGCGCTGTCGGCCGGCGCGCTGCGCTGGCGCTGGATACGCAAGCACCCCACCTTGCTGCTGGGCCTGCTGCTGCTGTTGCTGGTGGCGGCCATCTCGCTGGCCGCACCCTGGATCGCCACTCACGATCCGCTGGCCATCAATCCGCTGCAACGCCTGAAACCGCCGTCGGCCGAGCATTATTTCGGCACCGATGCGCTGGGCCGCGACATCTATAGCCGCGCGGTCTGGGGCGGGCGGGTGTCGCTGGTGGTGGCGATCTGCGTGGCGGCGCTGGCCAGCGTGCTCGGCGTGGTGCTGGGGCTGCTGGCCGGATTCGTGCGCTGGGCCGACGCGGTGATCATGCGCATCATGGACGGCATGATGGCCATTCCCGACATCCTGCTGGCCATCGCGCTGATGGCGGTGATCCGCGCCAGCCTGACCACGGTGATCATCGCCATCACGGTGCCGCAGATTCCGCGCGTGGTGCGCCTGGTGCGCTCTTTGGCGCTGACCTTGCGCGAGCAGCTGTTCGTCGAAGCCGCCCACGCCATCGGCACGCGGCTGCCCGTCATTCTGTGGCGTCACGTGCTGCCCAACACCATTACGCCGCTGATCGTGCAGGCCACCTTCATCGCCGCCACCGCGGTGCTGACCGAAGCCGTGCTGTCGTTCCTGGGCGTGGGCGTGCCCGCGCAGGTGCCGAGCTGGGGCAACATGATGGCCGAGGGCCGCAATTTCGTGGCCGTGGCGTTCCATACCATTCTGTACCCGGGCATTCTGCTGGCCGTGACGGTGCTGGCTATCAACCTGATGGGCGACGGCCTGCGCGATGCGCTGGACCCGCGCCTGGCGAACCGCTTGTAG
- a CDS encoding ABC transporter substrate-binding protein produces the protein MKKNRLLTAFAATALAAACVIAPAAAQAEGKTLRIVPHADLKVLDPTFTTAYITRNFGYMVYDTLFAMDAKGEPQPQMVDSYKASEDKKTWTFVLRDGLKFSDGQPVKAADCVASLQRWTARDNIGRALTAAGGKWQAVDDKTFTLTLERPFGLVLDGLAKVSSYPAFILPERLAKMPADRPLTEVVGSGPYLFKRDEWLPGSKVVFVRNPDYVARSEAPSGLAGSKRSHVDRVEWVVLPDSNSAVAALKNKEVDMIEQTPPDYIEPLRAEAGIKVGVIEQNQAYMVLNQALPPFNNIKARQAVAHMIDQAKFVAAMGYPPDLRRDYCATFFICGSTNDTDAGSKPYAKPDLAAAKQALGESGYKGEKIVVMLPTTPTYLNSATLVAVQALQELGMNLDIQSMDWASMTARRSKKSPLDQGGWNVFLSSASEFNVNSPLNNTYLAATCGNTLPGWPCDKELDELRVQWIAAVDPAERKQLLDRFQERAYQAFPNIPVGQFSRTYSADKSLKNLDLAWSVPNVWVLDK, from the coding sequence ATGAAGAAGAACCGACTGCTGACCGCTTTTGCCGCCACCGCCCTGGCGGCGGCCTGCGTGATCGCGCCGGCCGCCGCCCAGGCTGAGGGCAAGACGCTGCGCATCGTGCCGCACGCGGACCTGAAGGTGCTGGACCCCACCTTCACCACGGCCTATATCACGCGCAACTTCGGCTACATGGTGTACGACACCCTGTTCGCCATGGACGCCAAGGGCGAACCGCAGCCGCAGATGGTCGACAGCTACAAGGCTTCGGAAGACAAGAAAACCTGGACCTTCGTGCTGCGCGACGGCTTGAAGTTCAGCGACGGCCAGCCGGTGAAGGCGGCCGACTGCGTGGCGTCACTGCAGCGCTGGACGGCGCGGGACAACATCGGCCGGGCCCTGACCGCGGCCGGCGGCAAGTGGCAGGCGGTGGACGACAAGACCTTCACGCTGACGCTCGAACGCCCCTTCGGCCTGGTGCTGGACGGTCTGGCCAAGGTGTCCAGCTACCCCGCGTTCATCCTGCCCGAACGGCTGGCCAAGATGCCGGCCGACCGCCCGCTGACCGAAGTCGTAGGCTCGGGCCCCTACCTGTTCAAGCGCGACGAATGGCTGCCGGGCAGCAAGGTGGTATTCGTGCGCAACCCCGACTACGTTGCCCGCAGCGAGGCGCCGTCGGGGCTGGCCGGCAGCAAGCGCTCGCACGTCGATCGCGTCGAATGGGTGGTGCTGCCCGACTCCAACAGCGCCGTGGCCGCGCTGAAGAATAAGGAAGTCGACATGATCGAGCAGACGCCGCCCGACTATATCGAGCCTTTGCGCGCCGAGGCCGGCATCAAAGTGGGCGTCATCGAGCAGAACCAGGCCTATATGGTGCTGAACCAGGCGCTGCCGCCGTTCAACAATATCAAGGCGCGGCAGGCCGTGGCGCACATGATCGACCAGGCCAAGTTCGTGGCGGCCATGGGGTATCCGCCCGACCTGCGCCGCGATTACTGCGCCACTTTCTTCATTTGCGGCTCGACCAACGATACCGATGCCGGCTCCAAGCCGTACGCCAAGCCCGACCTGGCCGCGGCCAAGCAGGCATTGGGCGAATCGGGCTACAAGGGCGAGAAGATCGTCGTGATGCTGCCCACCACGCCCACCTACCTGAACTCGGCCACGCTGGTTGCCGTGCAGGCCTTGCAGGAGCTGGGCATGAACCTCGATATCCAGTCGATGGACTGGGCCTCGATGACGGCGCGCCGCAGCAAGAAGTCGCCGCTGGACCAGGGCGGCTGGAACGTGTTCCTTTCATCGGCGTCCGAATTCAACGTGAATTCACCGCTTAACAACACGTACCTGGCCGCCACCTGCGGCAATACGCTGCCGGGCTGGCCTTGCGACAAAGAGCTCGACGAACTGCGCGTGCAATGGATCGCCGCGGTGGACCCGGCCGAACGCAAACAGCTGCTCGACCGCTTCCAGGAACGCGCCTACCAGGCATTTCCGAATATCCCGGTGGGCCAGTTCTCGCGCACGTACTCGGCCGACAAGTCGCTGAAGAATCTCGACCTGGCCTGGAGCGTGCCGAACGTCTGGGTGCTGGACAAGTGA